One segment of Rosa chinensis cultivar Old Blush chromosome 6, RchiOBHm-V2, whole genome shotgun sequence DNA contains the following:
- the LOC112174338 gene encoding non-specific lipid transfer protein GPI-anchored 5 isoform X1, translated as MAFKGIELGLALVLVIMLLGRATAQSSCTSTLASLAPCLNYVTGNSSTPSSSCCSQLSIVVQSSPQCLCSLLNGGGSTLGITINQTLALSLPGACNVKTPPVSQCKSANGPTTSSASTPTASSPADNSNNQTPEDANTPEAAITPSASDVPAGGSKTVPSTDGDTSNGSRSINALLHFVLFLIFVVSCASSITKF; from the exons ATGGCGTTCAAAGGAATTGAGTTGGGTCTTGCCCTGGTCTTAGTGATCATGCTACTGGGTCGAGCCACAGCTCAATCAAGTTGCACCAGTACACTAGCAAGCCTGGCTCCATGCCTCAACTACGTTACCGGAAACTCATCAACCCCGTCGTCTTCTTGCTGCTCACAGCTCTCAATAGTTGTACAGTCATCGCCGCAGTGCCTTTGCTCATTGCTCAATGGCGGAGGTTCCACATTGGGCATCACCATAAACCAAACACTTGCTCTATCTCTTCCTGGTGCTTGTAATGTGAAAACTCCTCCCGTTAGCCAGTGTAAAT CTGCCAATGGACCTACAACTTCTTCAGCAAGTACTCCTACAGCGAGTTCCCCAGCGGATAATTCCAACAATCAAACACCCGAAGATGCAAATACACCTGAAGCTGCAATTACACCTTCAGCCTCAGATGTTCCAGCAG GAGGGTCTAAAACAGTTCCATCAACAGACGGCGACACATCCAATGGAAGCAGGAGCATCAACGCACTCCTTCACTTCGTGCTCTTCCTCATTTTCGTTGTATCCTGTGCTTCAAGCATCACCAAATTTTGA
- the LOC112174338 gene encoding non-specific lipid transfer protein GPI-anchored 5 isoform X2, with the protein MAFKGIELGLALVLVIMLLGRATAQSSCTSTLASLAPCLNYVTGNSSTPSSSCCSQLSIVVQSSPQCLCSLLNGGGSTLGITINQTLALSLPGACNVKTPPVSQCKSANGPTTSSASTPTASSPADNSNNQTPEDANTPEAAITPSASDVPAVYQQY; encoded by the exons ATGGCGTTCAAAGGAATTGAGTTGGGTCTTGCCCTGGTCTTAGTGATCATGCTACTGGGTCGAGCCACAGCTCAATCAAGTTGCACCAGTACACTAGCAAGCCTGGCTCCATGCCTCAACTACGTTACCGGAAACTCATCAACCCCGTCGTCTTCTTGCTGCTCACAGCTCTCAATAGTTGTACAGTCATCGCCGCAGTGCCTTTGCTCATTGCTCAATGGCGGAGGTTCCACATTGGGCATCACCATAAACCAAACACTTGCTCTATCTCTTCCTGGTGCTTGTAATGTGAAAACTCCTCCCGTTAGCCAGTGTAAAT CTGCCAATGGACCTACAACTTCTTCAGCAAGTACTCCTACAGCGAGTTCCCCAGCGGATAATTCCAACAATCAAACACCCGAAGATGCAAATACACCTGAAGCTGCAATTACACCTTCAGCCTCAGATGTTCCAGCAG TCTATCAACAATATTAA